A DNA window from Selenomonas sp. oral taxon 126 contains the following coding sequences:
- the leuC gene encoding 3-isopropylmalate dehydratase large subunit, with protein MGMNMSEKILARHAGLEHVEPGQLVTCRLDMVLANDVTGPPSIKEFEKTGCPVFDRTKIALIPDHFQPAKDIKSSELAKIMRDFARKHDILHYYEQGRVGIEHVILPEKGIVGPGMLTIGADSHTCTYGAVNGFSTGVGTTDLAVGMATGEAWFKVPEAINVHLTGKKPSGISGKDVILTLIGMIGVDGALYQSLEFTGEGVADLSMTDRLTIANMAIEAGGKNGIFPYDDVCREYVEGRMTAPFEPVHADPDAQYARTVEINLSELRPVVSFPHLPENTKRVMDIAEPIAIDQVVIGSCTNGRLEDMAIAAEILKGHTVHERVRCIIIPGSPWVYHESMRRGYLDIFMDAGAAISTPTCGPCLGGYMGILAAGERCVSTTNRNFRGRMGHVDSEVYLAGPHVAAASAILGRIAAPEEVA; from the coding sequence ATGGGCATGAATATGAGCGAGAAGATTCTCGCACGCCATGCGGGACTGGAGCACGTTGAGCCGGGGCAGCTCGTCACGTGCCGTCTCGACATGGTGCTCGCAAACGATGTGACGGGGCCGCCGTCGATCAAGGAGTTTGAAAAGACGGGATGCCCTGTCTTCGACCGTACGAAGATCGCGCTGATTCCCGATCATTTCCAGCCCGCGAAGGACATCAAGTCCTCCGAGCTGGCAAAGATCATGCGCGACTTTGCACGAAAGCATGACATTTTGCACTACTACGAGCAGGGGCGCGTCGGCATCGAGCACGTCATCCTGCCCGAGAAGGGCATCGTTGGGCCGGGCATGCTGACCATCGGCGCGGACTCGCATACCTGCACCTACGGCGCGGTGAACGGCTTCTCGACGGGTGTCGGCACGACCGATCTCGCAGTCGGCATGGCGACGGGCGAAGCGTGGTTCAAAGTGCCCGAGGCGATCAACGTGCATCTGACGGGCAAAAAGCCCTCGGGCATCAGCGGCAAGGATGTGATCCTGACGCTCATCGGCATGATCGGCGTGGACGGCGCGCTCTATCAGAGCCTTGAGTTCACGGGCGAGGGCGTTGCCGACCTCTCTATGACCGACCGCCTGACGATTGCGAACATGGCGATCGAGGCGGGCGGCAAGAACGGCATTTTCCCGTACGATGATGTGTGCAGGGAATACGTCGAGGGGCGCATGACCGCGCCGTTTGAGCCGGTGCACGCCGACCCCGACGCACAGTACGCGCGCACGGTGGAGATCAACCTCAGCGAGCTGCGCCCCGTCGTCTCGTTCCCGCATCTGCCGGAGAATACGAAGCGCGTCATGGACATCGCGGAGCCGATTGCAATCGATCAGGTCGTCATCGGTTCGTGTACGAACGGGCGGCTTGAGGATATGGCGATTGCGGCGGAGATTTTGAAGGGACATACGGTGCACGAGCGCGTGCGCTGCATCATCATCCCCGGATCGCCGTGGGTCTATCATGAGTCGATGCGGCGTGGCTATCTCGATATATTCATGGACGCGGGCGCGGCGATCTCGACACCGACCTGCGGGCCGTGTCTCGGCGGCTACATGGGCATCCTCGCGGCAGGCGAGCGGTGTGTCTCGACGACGAACCGCAATTTCCGCGGGCGCATGGGACACGTCGACAGCGAGGTCTATCTCGCAGGTCCGCACGTCGCGGCGGCAAGTGCAATACTGGGGCGGATTGCAGCCCCCGAGGAGGTGGCGTGA
- a CDS encoding 3-isopropylmalate dehydratase small subunit — translation MFEGKVWRYGDNIDTDVIIPARYLNTFEPKALAAHCMEDIDTTFAGNVAEGDIMVGGRNFGCGSSREHAPIAIAASGVPVVIAASFARIFYRNGINIGLPLLEIGDAVERISAGDRLRVDTATGAIENLTTGDTFHAHPLPGFVQDIARAGGLLSYIRENGGFRHGV, via the coding sequence ATGTTCGAGGGAAAGGTCTGGCGGTACGGCGACAACATCGACACGGACGTAATCATCCCCGCGCGGTATCTGAATACGTTCGAGCCGAAGGCGCTCGCGGCGCACTGCATGGAGGACATCGACACGACGTTCGCCGGAAATGTGGCGGAGGGCGACATCATGGTCGGTGGGCGCAACTTCGGCTGCGGTTCCTCGCGTGAGCACGCGCCGATTGCGATTGCAGCATCGGGCGTGCCCGTCGTGATTGCGGCGAGCTTTGCGCGCATCTTCTATCGCAACGGCATCAACATCGGTCTGCCGCTCCTTGAGATCGGCGATGCCGTGGAGCGGATCAGCGCGGGCGACCGTCTGCGCGTGGACACGGCAACGGGGGCGATTGAGAATCTGACGACGGGCGATACGTTCCATGCACATCCCCTGCCGGGCTTCGTGCAGGACATCGCGCGTGCGGGCGGACTCTTAAGCTACATCCGCGAGAATGGAGGATTCCGTCATGGCGTATAA
- the lpxA gene encoding acyl-ACP--UDP-N-acetylglucosamine O-acyltransferase, producing the protein MTGSSKVLAYIHETAVVAPTARIGRNVEIGPYAVISDHVQIGEGTKIGPHVVIKEWTQIGRDCHIFQGASIGEVPQDLKFKGEKSYTFIGDRTTIRECATVHRATGEGEETRIGDDCLLMAYTHIAHNCILGNRIIMSNAAMLAGHAIVEDGVVIGGMAGVHQFVKIGRNAMIGGTSKLVQDVVPFTMVDGHPARAVGLNSVGISRAGIPIDVRRRIKQAYKILYRSGLNLTQAIAVIEQEVDSCEEIDHLLRFLRNAERGICRERHEDE; encoded by the coding sequence ATGACAGGCAGCAGCAAGGTTCTTGCATATATCCATGAGACTGCCGTCGTTGCGCCGACAGCGCGCATTGGACGGAACGTGGAGATCGGGCCCTATGCGGTCATCTCGGATCATGTCCAGATTGGCGAGGGGACGAAGATCGGCCCGCACGTTGTGATCAAGGAGTGGACACAGATCGGCCGTGACTGCCATATATTCCAGGGCGCATCCATCGGTGAGGTGCCGCAGGATCTGAAGTTCAAGGGCGAGAAGAGCTATACGTTCATCGGTGACCGCACGACGATCCGCGAGTGCGCGACCGTGCACCGCGCGACGGGCGAGGGCGAGGAGACGCGCATCGGCGACGATTGCCTGCTCATGGCATATACACATATCGCGCATAACTGCATACTCGGCAACCGCATCATCATGAGCAACGCGGCTATGCTCGCGGGGCACGCCATTGTCGAGGACGGCGTTGTGATCGGCGGCATGGCAGGCGTCCATCAGTTTGTGAAGATCGGGCGCAACGCGATGATCGGCGGTACGTCGAAGCTCGTGCAGGATGTCGTGCCGTTCACGATGGTGGACGGGCATCCCGCGCGCGCCGTAGGTCTGAACAGCGTCGGCATTTCGCGTGCGGGCATTCCCATCGACGTGCGCCGCCGCATCAAACAGGCATATAAGATTCTCTACCGTTCGGGGCTGAACCTCACGCAGGCGATTGCGGTCATCGAGCAGGAGGTGGACTCCTGCGAGGAGATCGACCATCTGCTGCGCTTCCTCCGCAATGCGGAGCGCGGAATCTGTCGCGAACGTCACGAGGATGAGTGA
- the leuB gene encoding 3-isopropylmalate dehydrogenase, translating to MAYKIAVVPGDGIGQEITTEAVRVLKAVDAKFSLGLTYETRDAGGTAYDKFGTPLPEDTLAVCKASDGVLFGAVGGTKWDAVEPALRPERAILGLRKGLGLYANLRPVKVADALIEHSPLKPELVRGVDLVIVRELIGGIYFGEKCESEQVDGSERAWDMENYSVPEVERIARLAFETARLRRSKVTSVDKANVLATSRLWRRTVTALAEEYADVALDHLYVDNCAMQLAVRPTQFDVIVTGNLFGDILSDEAAVIGGSIGLMPSASIGTGTSLFEPIHGSAPDIAGQGIANPLGTILSAAMLLRYALHEEAAANAVEAAVDAALAEGKRTADIYIADTGCTKVGTREMADAVLAHL from the coding sequence ATGGCGTATAAGATAGCAGTCGTCCCCGGCGACGGCATCGGACAGGAGATCACGACGGAAGCCGTGCGCGTCCTCAAAGCCGTCGATGCGAAATTCTCACTCGGGCTGACGTATGAGACACGCGACGCGGGCGGTACGGCATACGATAAATTCGGCACGCCGCTGCCCGAGGACACCCTCGCGGTCTGTAAAGCGTCGGACGGCGTGCTCTTCGGTGCGGTCGGCGGGACGAAGTGGGATGCGGTCGAGCCGGCGCTTCGTCCCGAGCGTGCGATTTTGGGCCTCCGCAAGGGTCTTGGGCTGTATGCGAACCTGCGCCCCGTAAAGGTCGCGGACGCACTGATCGAGCATTCGCCGCTGAAGCCTGAACTCGTGCGCGGCGTCGATCTCGTCATCGTGCGCGAGCTGATCGGCGGCATCTACTTCGGTGAGAAATGCGAGTCGGAGCAGGTGGACGGCAGTGAGCGCGCGTGGGATATGGAGAACTACTCCGTCCCCGAGGTGGAGCGCATTGCACGGCTTGCGTTCGAGACGGCACGCCTGCGCCGCTCGAAGGTCACATCCGTGGACAAGGCAAATGTCCTTGCAACCTCGCGTCTCTGGCGGCGCACAGTGACGGCGCTTGCCGAGGAGTACGCGGATGTCGCGCTCGATCATCTCTACGTCGACAACTGCGCCATGCAGCTTGCCGTGCGTCCGACGCAGTTCGATGTGATCGTGACGGGCAACCTCTTCGGCGACATTCTCTCGGATGAGGCAGCGGTCATCGGCGGCTCGATCGGGCTGATGCCGTCCGCGTCCATCGGCACGGGCACGAGCCTCTTCGAGCCGATTCACGGCAGTGCGCCTGACATTGCGGGGCAGGGGATTGCAAACCCGCTCGGGACGATTCTCTCGGCGGCAATGCTCTTGCGCTACGCGCTTCACGAGGAGGCGGCGGCGAACGCCGTCGAGGCGGCAGTGGACGCGGCGCTCGCCGAGGGCAAGCGCACGGCGGACATCTACATCGCAGACACGGGCTGCACAAAGGTCGGCACGCGCGAGATGGCGGACGCTGTGCTCGCGCATCTGTAA
- the lpxC gene encoding UDP-3-O-acyl-N-acetylglucosamine deacetylase, with the protein MQKERTLAARVVYDGIGLHSGKPVHMELAPAAPGTGIVFARSDLPEAVPVPATAAHVTATLRATTIGAGTLKFFTIEHLMSALHVHGVDNCLVLLDAEEPPVVDGSARTFFRLIAEAGTVEQDAERRVTVIDRIYRVDDGSHFIMALPYDGLRVSFTSLNDHPLIGVQYYDLEVTPEVYEKEIAPARTIAYEKEVAALQANGLGLGGSLETVIVYNDEGWMNPLNFPNELVRHKILDVLGDLRLAGMIRGHIIAVASGHALNTALAKQIAEERE; encoded by the coding sequence TTGCAAAAAGAGAGAACGCTGGCTGCGCGTGTGGTCTACGATGGAATCGGGCTGCACTCGGGCAAGCCGGTACATATGGAACTCGCTCCCGCAGCGCCGGGGACGGGGATTGTGTTCGCGCGCTCCGACCTGCCCGAGGCTGTGCCCGTTCCTGCAACGGCGGCGCATGTGACGGCGACGCTACGCGCAACGACGATCGGCGCGGGGACGCTGAAATTCTTTACGATCGAGCATCTGATGAGCGCCCTGCACGTGCACGGCGTGGATAACTGCCTCGTTCTGCTCGATGCGGAGGAGCCGCCCGTGGTGGATGGCAGTGCACGCACCTTCTTCCGCCTGATTGCGGAGGCGGGCACGGTGGAGCAGGATGCAGAGCGGCGGGTGACGGTGATTGACCGCATCTATCGCGTGGATGACGGCAGTCACTTCATCATGGCGCTGCCCTACGACGGGCTGCGCGTCTCGTTCACGTCGCTGAACGATCACCCGCTGATCGGCGTACAGTATTACGATCTCGAGGTTACGCCCGAGGTGTATGAGAAGGAGATCGCACCTGCGCGGACGATTGCCTATGAGAAGGAGGTCGCGGCGCTGCAGGCGAACGGCCTCGGACTCGGCGGCTCGCTCGAGACGGTGATTGTCTACAACGATGAGGGGTGGATGAATCCGCTGAACTTCCCGAACGAGCTCGTGCGGCACAAGATTCTCGATGTGCTTGGGGATCTGCGTCTGGCGGGCATGATTCGCGGTCATATCATAGCGGTTGCGTCGGGGCACGCACTCAATACGGCGCTGGCGAAACAGATTGCAGAGGAGAGGGAATAG
- the ilvC gene encoding ketol-acid reductoisomerase has product MAKTYYDQDVNWSVLEGKTVAVIGYGSQGHAHALNLKDSGINVVIGLYAGSKSAKLAEEDGLKVLPVAEAVKQADVTMILIPDEKQAALYKSEIAPNLRPNSALAFAHGFNIHFNQIVPADDIDVFMVAPKGPGHLVRRTFREGGGVPDVFAVGQDATGTCFDLALAYARGIGGTRAGVIQTTFQEETETDLFGEQVVLCGGVTHLIQNGFETLIEAGYQPEIAYFECFHEMKLIVDLMYEGGMAKMRKSISDTAEYGDYTRGPRIITDETKAEMKKILGEIQDGTFARQWLTENNAAGRANFLAERRIHAEHPIEEVGKELRGMMSWLKDGADLRKD; this is encoded by the coding sequence ATGGCAAAAACTTACTATGATCAGGATGTCAACTGGAGCGTGCTCGAGGGCAAGACGGTCGCGGTCATCGGCTACGGCAGTCAGGGGCATGCACACGCGCTGAACCTCAAGGACAGCGGAATCAATGTCGTCATTGGGCTCTATGCGGGCTCGAAATCGGCGAAGCTCGCCGAGGAAGACGGGCTGAAGGTTCTCCCCGTGGCAGAGGCGGTAAAGCAGGCAGATGTCACGATGATCCTCATTCCGGACGAGAAGCAGGCGGCGCTCTACAAGAGCGAGATTGCGCCGAACCTTAGACCTAACAGTGCACTCGCGTTCGCACACGGCTTCAACATCCATTTCAACCAGATCGTCCCCGCCGATGACATCGACGTGTTCATGGTTGCACCGAAGGGTCCCGGTCACCTCGTCCGCCGTACGTTCCGCGAGGGCGGCGGCGTTCCCGATGTGTTCGCGGTCGGACAGGATGCGACGGGCACATGCTTTGACCTCGCGCTGGCGTACGCACGCGGCATCGGCGGCACGCGCGCGGGCGTCATTCAGACGACGTTCCAGGAGGAGACGGAGACCGATCTCTTCGGTGAGCAGGTCGTTCTTTGCGGCGGCGTGACCCACCTCATCCAGAACGGCTTTGAGACGCTGATTGAGGCGGGCTATCAGCCGGAGATCGCATACTTTGAGTGCTTCCACGAGATGAAGCTCATCGTCGATCTCATGTATGAGGGCGGTATGGCGAAGATGCGCAAGTCCATCTCCGACACGGCGGAGTACGGCGACTATACGCGCGGCCCGCGCATCATCACGGATGAGACGAAGGCGGAGATGAAGAAGATCCTCGGTGAGATTCAGGACGGCACGTTTGCGCGTCAGTGGCTCACGGAGAACAATGCGGCAGGGCGCGCGAACTTCCTCGCGGAGCGCCGCATCCACGCAGAGCATCCGATCGAGGAGGTCGGAAAGGAGCTGCGCGGCATGATGTCGTGGCTCAAGGACGGCGCGGATCTGCGTAAGGACTAA
- a CDS encoding LpxI family protein produces MEKLGLLAGVGHLPAACARAARALGYEVHVIALLPDCDPELKDAASVYREISIGSIASILAYLQQEEIKKVTMIGKVTKELLFTGQIQPDEMLRGMLMQLPNQNDDTIMMMFVGALMKVGVTPLDQTALIRPLMPSVGVLTSRAPSDAERADMEYGLQMAREIGRLDVGQTAVVKNRAVMALEAIEGTDACIRRGGQLAGSGAVVAKAAKPQQDSRFDVPAVGLDTIESLVAAKAAALVIEADRTLFIDKERAVALAEANGITIAAM; encoded by the coding sequence ATGGAAAAACTGGGTCTGCTCGCGGGTGTTGGACATCTGCCCGCCGCGTGCGCGCGTGCGGCGCGTGCGCTCGGCTACGAGGTACACGTGATTGCACTCTTGCCGGACTGCGATCCTGAGCTGAAGGATGCGGCGTCGGTCTACCGTGAGATCAGCATCGGCTCGATTGCCTCAATTCTTGCGTATTTGCAGCAGGAAGAGATCAAGAAGGTCACGATGATTGGCAAGGTGACGAAGGAACTGCTCTTTACGGGTCAGATCCAGCCCGACGAGATGCTGCGCGGGATGCTCATGCAACTGCCAAATCAGAATGACGATACAATCATGATGATGTTCGTCGGCGCTCTGATGAAGGTCGGCGTGACCCCGCTCGATCAGACGGCACTCATCCGTCCGCTGATGCCTTCGGTTGGTGTGCTGACGAGCCGCGCACCGAGCGATGCCGAGCGTGCGGATATGGAGTATGGCCTCCAAATGGCGCGCGAGATCGGTCGTCTCGATGTCGGGCAGACCGCCGTTGTAAAGAATCGTGCGGTCATGGCGCTCGAGGCAATCGAGGGGACGGATGCGTGCATCCGTCGCGGCGGTCAGCTTGCGGGTAGCGGTGCGGTTGTTGCAAAGGCGGCAAAGCCGCAGCAGGACAGCCGCTTTGACGTGCCTGCGGTCGGACTTGATACGATCGAGTCGCTGGTCGCGGCAAAGGCGGCGGCACTCGTGATCGAGGCGGACAGGACTCTCTTCATTGACAAGGAGCGCGCAGTTGCGCTTGCCGAGGCAAACGGCATTACGATTGCTGCGATGTAG
- a CDS encoding MFS transporter: MNWKVVLVLLTCNVLFMSASYTMIIPFLPMYLTNELGVDDTTVNLWSGVAFSVTFLVSAVMAPIWGRIADRKGKRLMAMRASLLISLSYFLGGIVTSPEQLVLVRIFQGFAAGLWPMDLAIMTLYAPRERLGFSLGIMQGTLTAGGVVGPLLGGVLAEAFGMRASFYIGGIALFINFLAFTFIIKEPPMPQESAPLTAEEQNPWHLWRIPILRTMMIVSTLAQMVTFILMPVITTYIKYLAGDMENIVLVAGVVFSLGGIAGAMSAPLWGIFGTRRSYFVAMCLAMSCAGMILALQGIPETLLPFAAMQFGVGLFLAGVQPSLNAVIAQHTPAQLKGSVFGMLFAAQQVGGFTGPLLGGVVATYLGMHFLFPTAGSILLILALFVWWRYIHKRGAEI, from the coding sequence ATGAATTGGAAAGTTGTCCTCGTGCTGCTGACGTGCAATGTGCTCTTCATGTCCGCGAGCTATACGATGATTATTCCGTTCCTGCCGATGTATCTGACGAATGAGCTTGGCGTTGACGATACGACGGTGAATCTCTGGTCGGGCGTGGCGTTCTCCGTGACCTTCCTCGTCTCGGCGGTCATGGCGCCGATCTGGGGGCGCATTGCCGACCGCAAGGGGAAACGCCTCATGGCAATGCGTGCGAGCCTCCTCATCTCGCTGAGCTATTTCCTCGGCGGCATTGTCACCTCGCCCGAGCAGCTCGTATTGGTACGCATCTTTCAGGGATTTGCGGCGGGGCTCTGGCCGATGGATCTTGCAATCATGACGCTCTATGCGCCGCGCGAGCGGCTCGGCTTCTCACTCGGCATCATGCAGGGAACGCTGACGGCGGGCGGGGTCGTGGGGCCGCTGCTCGGCGGCGTGCTCGCGGAGGCGTTCGGCATGCGCGCGAGCTTCTACATCGGCGGTATCGCGCTCTTCATCAACTTCCTTGCGTTCACCTTCATCATCAAGGAGCCTCCGATGCCGCAGGAGAGCGCGCCGCTCACAGCGGAGGAGCAAAATCCGTGGCATCTCTGGCGCATTCCCATCCTGCGCACAATGATGATCGTGAGCACGCTCGCGCAGATGGTGACGTTCATCCTTATGCCCGTCATCACAACTTACATCAAATACCTCGCGGGAGACATGGAGAATATCGTGCTTGTCGCGGGCGTTGTGTTCTCGCTCGGCGGCATTGCGGGTGCGATGTCCGCGCCGCTCTGGGGCATCTTCGGCACACGGCGCAGCTACTTCGTCGCCATGTGCCTCGCGATGTCCTGCGCAGGGATGATCCTCGCCTTGCAGGGAATCCCCGAGACACTGCTCCCGTTCGCCGCGATGCAGTTCGGCGTCGGGCTCTTCCTCGCGGGGGTTCAGCCCTCACTGAACGCCGTGATTGCACAGCACACGCCCGCGCAGCTAAAAGGGAGCGTCTTCGGCATGCTCTTCGCCGCGCAGCAGGTGGGCGGGTTCACGGGGCCGCTCCTCGGCGGCGTCGTCGCAACCTACCTCGGTATGCACTTCCTCTTTCCGACGGCAGGGTCGATTCTCCTCATACTCGCACTGTTTGTCTGGTGGAGATATATACACAAGAGAGGCGCAGAAATATAA
- the ilvN gene encoding acetolactate synthase small subunit: MKHVLSVFVENQTGVLVRVVSMFSRREFNIDSLSVGVTESPDFSRITVVMQGDGNLVEQMIKQLEKMPVVRAVQRLDEKSAACRGMTLIKVRADDANRLDVLKMGELFRAHVVDVESSSIIFEITGSDDKVTAFLKVIKPYGIVEVIRTGLIALERGEHTIYEHCEEREYYGKNLL; encoded by the coding sequence ATGAAACATGTGCTGTCCGTCTTTGTTGAGAACCAGACGGGGGTTCTGGTGCGCGTCGTGAGTATGTTTTCGCGGCGCGAGTTCAACATCGACAGCCTGTCTGTCGGCGTGACGGAGTCGCCGGATTTCTCGCGCATCACGGTCGTGATGCAGGGGGATGGGAATCTCGTCGAGCAGATGATTAAGCAGCTGGAAAAGATGCCCGTCGTGCGGGCGGTTCAGCGGCTGGACGAAAAGAGCGCAGCGTGCCGCGGCATGACGCTCATCAAGGTGCGGGCGGACGATGCGAATCGTCTCGACGTGCTCAAGATGGGCGAGCTGTTCCGGGCGCACGTCGTCGATGTGGAGTCCTCCTCGATCATCTTTGAGATCACGGGCAGCGATGACAAGGTGACGGCATTCCTCAAGGTAATCAAACCATATGGGATCGTCGAGGTCATCCGCACGGGGCTCATTGCGCTCGAGCGGGGGGAACACACAATTTATGAACATTGTGAGGAGCGGGAGTACTATGGCAAAAACTTACTATGA
- a CDS encoding helix-turn-helix domain-containing protein yields the protein MSVEINGETYRTFSDYMNDERKVSAAERNRIEFEADLIGKLIETREEKGLSQRGLAELSGIKQPQIARLERMKGSPQLDTLFKVLTPLGYTLSITPMKPEPNLS from the coding sequence ATGAGCGTAGAAATCAATGGCGAAACATACCGTACCTTTTCCGACTATATGAATGACGAACGCAAAGTAAGTGCTGCTGAACGAAACCGCATTGAATTCGAAGCCGATCTGATTGGAAAGCTGATCGAAACACGCGAAGAAAAAGGTCTTTCACAGCGCGGTCTTGCAGAGCTCAGCGGCATAAAGCAACCGCAGATTGCACGTCTTGAACGCATGAAGGGCAGCCCCCAACTGGATACCCTGTTCAAAGTCCTCACGCCGCTGGGCTACACACTCTCCATCACGCCGATGAAGCCCGAACCGAATCTATCATAG
- a CDS encoding type II toxin-antitoxin system RelE/ParE family toxin — MYELIFYHARNGQSEIEAHLDALAKEAQTSKTSRINREKILAYMKALSLYGTRLGMPFVKHIGGDLWELRPLSNRIFFFYWKDNRFVLLHHFIKKSQKTPAKEIQQAKLKLKDFLERSEKS; from the coding sequence ATGTATGAACTGATCTTCTATCACGCCCGAAACGGACAATCAGAGATCGAAGCTCATCTCGATGCACTTGCCAAAGAAGCGCAAACAAGCAAGACCAGTCGCATCAATCGCGAGAAAATCCTCGCCTATATGAAAGCACTATCCCTCTACGGAACAAGACTCGGAATGCCATTTGTCAAACACATTGGTGGGGATCTCTGGGAGCTTCGGCCTCTGAGTAACCGCATCTTTTTCTTTTATTGGAAAGACAATAGATTTGTTCTCCTGCACCACTTCATAAAGAAATCCCAGAAAACACCTGCAAAGGAAATCCAACAGGCAAAGTTAAAACTCAAGGACTTTTTAGAACGGAGCGAAAAATCATGA
- a CDS encoding 3'-5' exonuclease gives MKHIVVDLEMNPVSKEHREVRRKLNGEIIEIGAVRLNENFEQEDEFQCYVCPEYGMVKKHITELTGITQEQVAGRPAFSESFHAFVAWIGEAETKIYSWSMSDIKQLRKECRLKLPAFDVGWLDTRWVDLQQAFDDRLGLHNSLALKHALGAMGRRFEGSQHSALADAVNTSAVLALMQDDAKFRETMRPVLEILEPSEGLSDAIGDLFPDLEKLKNNL, from the coding sequence ATGAAACACATCGTCGTAGACCTTGAGATGAACCCTGTCTCGAAGGAACACAGGGAAGTACGCAGAAAACTCAACGGGGAGATCATCGAGATCGGTGCCGTCCGCCTGAATGAGAACTTCGAGCAGGAGGACGAATTCCAGTGCTATGTCTGCCCCGAGTACGGGATGGTGAAGAAGCACATCACCGAGCTCACGGGCATCACGCAGGAGCAGGTCGCAGGACGCCCTGCATTCTCCGAGAGCTTTCACGCGTTCGTCGCATGGATTGGCGAGGCGGAGACGAAGATTTATTCGTGGAGCATGTCCGACATCAAGCAGCTGCGCAAGGAGTGCCGCCTGAAGCTGCCCGCGTTCGATGTGGGCTGGCTTGATACCCGCTGGGTCGACTTGCAGCAGGCATTCGATGACCGTCTCGGGCTGCACAACAGCCTCGCGCTGAAGCATGCACTCGGCGCGATGGGGCGCAGATTCGAGGGCAGTCAGCACTCCGCGCTCGCCGATGCCGTGAACACGAGCGCCGTCCTCGCCCTCATGCAGGACGATGCGAAATTCCGCGAGACCATGCGCCCCGTCCTCGAGATCCTAGAACCCAGCGAAGGACTCTCCGACGCCATTGGCGACCTCTTCCCCGATCTGGAAAAGTTGAAGAACAATTTGTAA
- the fabZ gene encoding 3-hydroxyacyl-ACP dehydratase FabZ, with protein MTLDINEIQQILPHRPPMLLVDRITDLVPFKSATGIKCVTMNEPFFLGHFPGHPIMPGVLLLEGMAQVGGVTMLYPEEHRGKIALFGGMENVKFKRPVVPGDVVVTKAELVRVRGVFGVLHADAYVANELVASADFKFALKNGDEL; from the coding sequence ATGACTTTGGACATCAATGAAATTCAGCAGATTCTGCCGCATCGCCCGCCGATGTTGCTCGTGGATCGGATCACGGACTTGGTGCCGTTCAAATCGGCGACGGGGATCAAGTGTGTGACGATGAACGAGCCGTTCTTCCTCGGGCATTTCCCGGGGCATCCGATCATGCCCGGCGTCCTTCTCCTCGAGGGGATGGCGCAGGTGGGCGGCGTCACCATGCTTTACCCCGAGGAACATCGCGGTAAGATTGCGCTTTTCGGCGGGATGGAGAATGTGAAGTTCAAGCGCCCCGTTGTGCCCGGCGATGTCGTCGTGACGAAGGCGGAGCTCGTGCGCGTGCGCGGTGTCTTCGGTGTGCTGCACGCGGATGCCTATGTCGCGAATGAGCTCGTTGCCTCGGCAGATTTCAAATTTGCACTGAAAAACGGGGATGAGCTCTAA